The sequence ttccCCAAGCCCAGAGCTTAGCTAACCACCCTAAATACTAAAAACttatctataataataattaaaacaggCCAAACACCCATCTCAACCAGGGGTAAAACAAATATCCTGCAAATAGAACCTCATCAAATTATAAGCAAGAGAGGAGAAACATAAACTAGATTAATTGATACtacgcaataatataaaaatctcaGTGCTCTAACAACATTTAACGTATTAACATAAAATTCATTTGCTTAGAATAAAGCAACCACCAAGCAGAGCATTACAAAATTATAGTATCTCAGGACAAAGTTTTGAAATACTGCCAGTATCTCTCTCCCTCTCATGCTAATTGAGATGTAAGTAAAATTACTTTAcgaaagaaaagacaaagtTGCTAATTTGCAACTTTGAGAATTGAAAGAAGCTAAACTACTTTTTAAGAAACTAAAATCTGAAGACTACTTCCTCAACATGATTGCATATTTTCTTTCTGGTACTTGAACATAAGATATTGATTCTCTTCTGAAATTTAACATTCCAAACTCTCAGCCGAAGAAGCTTCCAACTTTCACTGTCACGGTTTGTGCAACTTGAACCCAAATACTCTTGGAACATAGCTCTGTGACGGCTTTTGTGGCTTGAGGTGCCCGTATGTCATCAAGAACAGGTGAGGAAATGTTGTTCCAAAATAAGCTCCATCAATGTCTAAATAGGGTTAAGGAAACTTGAGAAATACTAAAGTATAACCAAAACATAGAGTGAGCCATAAACATGAGAATATggcatatattaattaaatgataaaacatctaattttcaattttgcaTACTTATACccatatattttaatcatttaataacTTTAACACCTTAAAATTAATGTAACCTAATAACAACTCAACTTGGTtctttatcatattttaacaCTTCTTGACATATGACTTCATTCAACCACATTTCTAAAATTTaggtgtttaaatattattaaaagaaattcagcatattaagttaaattacaAAACTAAAGGTACTTAAAATGTTATCATAAAACAGAATTCAAATGTCTATTAGGTTAAATCAaaagttaagatgttaaatTGACTAATCGATACACATTCAGGGGCACAAAGAAGCATTTCGAAATTTTTTAACTGTTTCTATTGCATAAACAATTTGGTATGATTACTTAAATTACACATCCATGCCAActtcatcatttatttatcttaccATGATGAGGACTCAGATTAAATTAGTCCATTACTAAACTATTTGTGGACTTCTCAAAGCtgcattataaaaaatatctaaaacgATAACgaacataaatatatcaaagttCCAAGATGGATGAACAATTACAAATGGAAGtggtgtgtgtgtgtgtgtgcgcGCGCAACTATCCAAAAGATtctgaagaaaaataatggaGGCTATTTACATATTCCATTGTGAATATGGCATGCCTGCAAAATATTTGAGCAAGCACACTCGCTATAATGTTTTGGCTTGAATAAAGCTCCAGCTCAAGCTCAGTCCATAATAGAGTATtttaaaacaacaacaaaagatattaaatattaacaagATCTCAATGTATGCTGAGCCTTCTACATGAGGTTATACAACTCTGAGctctctatttttaaaatgttaatcCATGTTTGGGTTTGAGTTCAACTAATACACCAGAGAGCCTGAGTTCTAAAATGGGTTAAGAAAACATGTTCGCAGGTGTAAATATAAGCATCACATGGTTTAGGCGGATTTACCAGtgtattaagaaaaatagaaaataagcaaaagagaaacaaagatAATGGAGAGCAACTTCACAATGCATTAGAAGCTGGTTACCCAAACAAAATGACCATCATATTGTAAATGTTAAGGCATTTACAAAAGAACATCAGCAAATGAATAAAGCAACCTagagagaaggaaaaaaaaaaaaaaaaacgaaaaaaGGATTCCTGGGAAAAGACCtacatataatatttacaactCTAACTCACAATTCTTAGCCCCTTTGAAATTATCATGCTAGCTGGAAAAACAAGAATCAAAATCCAGGCCAACATGACAGCTAAAGTGGCATAAGAAAATCCTGTTTAAATGCGAGAGATGAATTATAAGCAGTGAAGAAGGTAGTAAGAAACAAAGGATACTACCTTGATATTTGGATCGCGGGTAGTAAATATCTTCACATCTAGGGCAACATATTTTGACAGTGCTTGACCGAGGAATATCTGACTGACCAACTGGAAGGCAAGGTTGGCCACAGCAGTAAACTCTTGGGCATCTCCCAAAGTCACAGTTCTTGTACTTGTCCAGCTGTATAACAAGTCTCAACAGCATGAGTTGgtgattaatattaattgtacCAAATCATAATAGACATGATGACAATGTTAAATGAAAAGTCTCACCATAGCTGCCATCCCTTTGCTAGTCAAAATGTATCGGGCGTGAATCAGACCATAAAGCATCTCTGCTGCTGATTCAACTAGTTCGTGCTGTTCCTCTGTAAACATATCCCCTATCGCAATCAATTGCcagaaaaaatcaattaagtgATCAAGGCCACAGGCATGGACCTCTAtctgtctatatatatatatatatatatagattcaCATACAATGCAAATTCCAAGaagaaaatgttaaaataaaattagatgcAGTAATGTTCTATGGCGTCAAGAAAAGACATTAGCTTTAATGATTGAAATGACTCTGAGTCAGTAAGAGTTATTACCATGAGAGGATTCAACatccaaaatcaaatcaagGGCATAGTCATAGTAAGGAACTTGACTGCTTAAACCGCAGAGGTTAAAATCATCTTGAATGTAATCATCATCAACTTCACAAAAGAATTCATTTCCACGCAGATTACAAAACCATGAGATCCAAGATGTGTCATCATCCCCATCAGAACCGCTCACATCTGACTCTTCTTCACTGTCTGTTTCAGATGCCTCTGTCATCACCAgcacaaattaataacaaacagaaaaagctaaaaaaaattagaaaaacgGAAAGATCGACAATAACCATCAGAGgcgttgttgttgttgttgtttttgGAGAATGGATCATCGTTAAAATCAGACGGTTGAGATTGTTGTTGATGCTGCTTCCCTACGAGAAAAGACTTATAATCCTTGCCTTTGATTAGTGTTGAAGTAGAAGGAGAAGATCGTTCAATATGCTTATCAAGAGCATCGTTGATTCGTTTCCGATCGACCACCACTTCCATCTTCGACCCACTTATCCCTCGCTCTCTGtacatttttattcttattattatttgctatGCTCTACCACGATCAATCATCGATTCATGATTACCTGAAATTCATTGACCCAAAATCTAGGGTTTTGTTCTCTGAGAGAGCGATAATGAACTGTGTGCTTCAGCTATCgggttttcattttctttttttttattttatttcagtttttcgcctaagatctttttttttttggattctCCTTTACAGAcgataatatcttttaattttatgtttttttccGGTTGAAAATCTTAtgtttttttaaagttatcTCTTAGAATTAGAACTTAAAAGGAGCAATTATTGGTGAcattttgtttggaataatgTTCAATTTGACTCCCGAACTTCTTGCTAAAGATCATATCagtcctttttatttttttgaatcatTTTAGCCACAATTctctaaatttgatttatttgagAGAGCTTGCACCATAGTTTATAGGATAGCATGTGAAttttatggaaattttaaattaagatattaaacttaatcaaattattttttatattaaataatttaataccctcatttatctctttctattttttctccttcttctcttCCATTATCTATAAACTCTTCTTCTTTAACCTTTACTTCTTATTctttcatattcaaaatcatGTTAAACTTGAATTTGCAAAAATATCttctttaattaatacaataaagaaaagtttaaggtaGATATagattttttctaattatttatttattcaaattactttttttgactttttcaTGAATAACCACTTGAGAGACTTCAATATCATTCTCATATTTTGTTT comes from Ricinus communis isolate WT05 ecotype wild-type chromosome 5, ASM1957865v1, whole genome shotgun sequence and encodes:
- the LOC8276060 gene encoding casein kinase II subunit beta-1 isoform X7, with translation MYRERGISGSKMEVVVDRKRINDALDKHIERSSPSTSTLIKGKDYKSFLVGKQHQQQSQPSDFNDDPFSKNNNNNNASDEASETDSEEESDVSGSDGDDDTSWISWFCNLRGNEFFCEVDDDYIQDDFNLCGLSSQVPYYDYALDLILDVESSHGDMFTEEQHELVESAAEMLYGLIHARYILTSKGMAAMLDKYKNCDFGRCPRVYCCGQPCLPVGQSDIPRSSTVKICCPRCEDIYYPRSKYQDIDGAYFGTTFPHLFLMTYGHLKPQKPSQSYVPRVFGFKLHKP
- the LOC8276060 gene encoding casein kinase II subunit beta-1 isoform X3 — protein: MNFRERGISGSKMEVVVDRKRINDALDKHIERSSPSTSTLIKGKDYKSFLVGKQHQQQSQPSDFNDDPFSKNNNNNNASDEASETDSEEESDVSGSDGDDDTSWISWFCNLRGNEFFCEVDDDYIQDDFNLCGLSSQVPYYDYALDLILDVESSHGDMFTEEQHELVESAAEMLYGLIHARYILTSKGMAAMLDKYKNCDFGRCPRVYCCGQPCLPVGQSDIPRSSTVKICCPRCEDIYYPRSKYQDIDGAYFGTTFPHLFLMTYGHLKPQKPSQSYVPRVFGFKLHKP
- the LOC8276060 gene encoding casein kinase II subunit beta-1 isoform X1, with product MNFRERGISGSKMEVVVDRKRINDALDKHIERSSPSTSTLIKGKDYKSFLVGKQHQQQSQPSDFNDDPFSKNNNNNNASDEASETDSEEESDVSGSDGDDDTSWISWFCNLRGNEFFCEVDDDYIQDDFNLCGLSSQVPYYDYALDLILDVESSHGDMFTEEQHELVESAAEMLYGLIHARYILTSKGMAAMLDKYKNCDFGRCPRVYCCGQPCLPVGQSDIPRSSTVKICCPRCEDIYYPRSKYQGNIDGAYFGTTFPHLFLMTYGHLKPQKPSQSYVPRVFGFKLHKP
- the LOC8276060 gene encoding casein kinase II subunit beta-1 isoform X4, producing the protein MNFRERGISGSKMEVVVDRKRINDALDKHIERSSPSTSTLIKGKDYKSFLVGKQHQQQSQPSDFNDDPFSKNNNNNNASDEASETDSEEESDVSGSDGDDDTSWISWFCNLRGNEFFCEVDDDYIQDDFNLCGLSSQVPYYDYALDLILDVESSHEEQHELVESAAEMLYGLIHARYILTSKGMAAMLDKYKNCDFGRCPRVYCCGQPCLPVGQSDIPRSSTVKICCPRCEDIYYPRSKYQGNIDGAYFGTTFPHLFLMTYGHLKPQKPSQSYVPRVFGFKLHKP
- the LOC8276060 gene encoding casein kinase II subunit beta-1 isoform X2, with protein sequence MYRERGISGSKMEVVVDRKRINDALDKHIERSSPSTSTLIKGKDYKSFLVGKQHQQQSQPSDFNDDPFSKNNNNNNASDEASETDSEEESDVSGSDGDDDTSWISWFCNLRGNEFFCEVDDDYIQDDFNLCGLSSQVPYYDYALDLILDVESSHGDMFTEEQHELVESAAEMLYGLIHARYILTSKGMAAMLDKYKNCDFGRCPRVYCCGQPCLPVGQSDIPRSSTVKICCPRCEDIYYPRSKYQGNIDGAYFGTTFPHLFLMTYGHLKPQKPSQSYVPRVFGFKLHKP
- the LOC8276060 gene encoding casein kinase II subunit beta-1 isoform X5 → MNFRERGISGSKMEVVVDRKRINDALDKHIERSSPSTSTLIKGKDYKSFLVGKQHQQQSQPSDFNDDPFSKNNNNNNASDDSEEESDVSGSDGDDDTSWISWFCNLRGNEFFCEVDDDYIQDDFNLCGLSSQVPYYDYALDLILDVESSHGDMFTEEQHELVESAAEMLYGLIHARYILTSKGMAAMLDKYKNCDFGRCPRVYCCGQPCLPVGQSDIPRSSTVKICCPRCEDIYYPRSKYQGNIDGAYFGTTFPHLFLMTYGHLKPQKPSQSYVPRVFGFKLHKP
- the LOC8276060 gene encoding casein kinase II subunit beta-1 isoform X6: MNFRERGISGSKMEVVVDRKRINDALDKHIERSSPSTSTLIKGKDYKSFLVGKQHQQQSQPSDFNDDPFSKNNNNNNASDEASETDSEEESDVSGSDGDDDTSWISWFCNLRGNEFFCEVDDDYIQDDFNLCGLSSQVPYYDYALDLILDVESSHEEQHELVESAAEMLYGLIHARYILTSKGMAAMLDKYKNCDFGRCPRVYCCGQPCLPVGQSDIPRSSTVKICCPRCEDIYYPRSKYQDIDGAYFGTTFPHLFLMTYGHLKPQKPSQSYVPRVFGFKLHKP
- the LOC8276060 gene encoding casein kinase II subunit beta-1 isoform X8 gives rise to the protein MYRERGISGSKMEVVVDRKRINDALDKHIERSSPSTSTLIKGKDYKSFLVGKQHQQQSQPSDFNDDPFSKNNNNNNASDEASETDSEEESDVSGSDGDDDTSWISWFCNLRGNEFFCEVDDDYIQDDFNLCGLSSQVPYYDYALDLILDVESSHEEQHELVESAAEMLYGLIHARYILTSKGMAAMLDKYKNCDFGRCPRVYCCGQPCLPVGQSDIPRSSTVKICCPRCEDIYYPRSKYQGNIDGAYFGTTFPHLFLMTYGHLKPQKPSQSYVPRVFGFKLHKP